The DNA window CATAAGTGCATGCAATATTCCACTCGTAGCACAAGCTGCATGCACCAGCACAACCACAAACATTACACACACggtcaaattcaaattcaaattcaaattcaaattgctTACGAGTTTGGCCATTATCCAAGATCTCTGCAATTTCTCCAAATGTTATGCAAGGGAAGCAACATGTCACAACAGCTGttgcaaatataaataaattttcaatatcaaATCAGACATATATAGTTagaacatattaataatatcatcATAAGCTTGTCACCTAGAGTTGGATCATTCATGCAATCGAACAATTCAGCCTTCCAATTCTCCGTGGGAATTCCATTCCGAATCGCATTCACATTAATATTAATGTCAGGAGTCTGATGTCTCATTAATATTGGAGATTCTTGATTATCATTTATTGGTGGGAATTGAACCGCGTCATGAAAACCACCATTCATGTTTTGAGATTCATCGGGATTAACTTCGTGAGGCTCGAGCTGACCCATGTTTTTGATTTCTATGTTTTTTTCTAGATGATCATgtgctatatatatatgtgtgtgtgctTTGTACAAAATGTACTTAGTGGGATTCAATAAATCTCTTAGGTGATGGTGGTGTAtcatagaaaatattattttcttgacCAAGGGAGCATTGACCTTATTAAAggtcttttttttaaaaaactatttataaactataaataaatagaattttattaaCAAACTAAATGTCTCAgtttaattcttattaattaaaaaaacaaacagtaataattataaacaaagGGCATGAGATGAATATAATAAGCTCAACTTGTGAATCTCATGGCTACCATTATCTTCCTACctcattttattcaatttgtAAATGACTCCTTATAGTCGACATACCCTTTTTAAAACACATAATAATAGAATGGAAAAgtctatatattaaatatattaactaataaaaatacattttattataaaataataatgttatgaGCAAACTTATGTAAATTTTGAACTCTTATAAGTAAACTAGATTCAACATTCATTAAAAACAATAGATAATCAATTAAGCTTAAATAGTAAACAATCTCAATTTcaaatatatgatataattattgagattttagaaaagatataattattgagatcaaaataatatatatataaaagaaaagaaatagaaaaatgGGCAATTAAGTCTAATCGATAGtctataaatgtaaaaaaatatccGGGTTCAAAATCTGACATATTCAACTAAACAAACATTACCGTTACGATGTACTATTATACCAAATTCACAAGGTAATCAAACCGACATGCCTAAATAATAACACAACCACAACAACATTGACGATGCCAACAGAATAAGGAATTCATCATAAATAAACCACAATTGTGCAAAGGTTAACTAACTATATTAACTAACCATTTACCAACTCTAGTAATAGGAAAAAGGGGATTTCCATTTACATTTGGTGTTGTTGTTGAGATTATGTCAAGTTAACCAAACATGTTTGATCACATCACATCACATCACGCCATCTTCATCTCCTCTACCGCATTTTCCTGCACACAAAAGACGTTATTTCTATCAGATATAGTGTTATAAGATACAACTTTACATAGATGAACAAAAACCAAACCCCAAAACTTTGAAATCTGcatttaaacaaaaatgataAGAGTTTACGAATGGAGCCATTTGCTGCTTAGTTAATTTCTTAATCATGAGGGAAAACTATAAAGGGTGCAGAGACGGACAATAAATAGGCATCAAATCTGGGAGCTTACATTACACCCTTTTCATCACAATCACTCTTTTGTAATCATGCCAAACCATACATTTTTGttaggaaaaaatatttatcgAAGAGGTTGACTAGTAAAGAAG is part of the Impatiens glandulifera chromosome 1, dImpGla2.1, whole genome shotgun sequence genome and encodes:
- the LOC124912629 gene encoding protein PLANT CADMIUM RESISTANCE 4-like, whose amino-acid sequence is MGQLEPHEVNPDESQNMNGGFHDAVQFPPINDNQESPILMRHQTPDININVNAIRNGIPTENWKAELFDCMNDPTLAVVTCCFPCITFGEIAEILDNGQTPCATSGILHALMSGFIGLSCIYSSTYRKKLRNKYGLVEVPAPDWITHLFFEPCALSQAYRELQLRGIDPSIGWIGNVARMQLKLQQQKAGMNPPQHQAMNIG